The Malus domestica chromosome 17, GDT2T_hap1 genome contains the following window.
cttaaaacacaaggggaagatttaaacaactccttagggtcgaattcattgttttggaccccttcttcatcaaacaacactttagaactctttttcacttcttttcaactcttttcgcattcttttcacatttttcttttctttttttctttctttttacccgtgcctatggcacataaTTCCttatgaaaaacacttcccccacacttgttttctgccacaaaggaattcaatttgaatcatgctttactacgctttaagaacaaggttaatggatggtcctaatctaagctaggtgagggtaatgtgggttacAAAGAAAAGGCTCACAAAGCTCAACGGGATTAAAacgtacaaaacataatgacataggggattcacggctttttggttatggtggtggtcactacacaactttatcttgaatatgtgttatgcaaatcaatgacatgctttgaatgaaatgggtatgagttctagcatttggaactaaatgatgaaacgccttctaagtagtaaccaagcaaagaataatgagatcatgcaacgacttagaaaacaataaatcacagattattaactctccaaataaacgtttaggctcaagtctcacaaggttgtagcgttagtttgagttctttccttcaagcatgttacaaaaactgatttttcctttaagattgcatgtaaattcataagttataaccacaaccaagcataaacaaagagtaaatcaaactttcatccatgttaatcactctctttaacagccatgaaattacaaaccaaatcctcatcattgtgttggaaggtaccctaagacacaaacaaacacacaaaaacaactctttttgggttttgcaaagcaatttttcaaatttttatgtgattttcggagttATAAGTCagcacacactaaaacacaccaaaacagcctaaaaaacacctaaaaacagcaagaaacaacattgggaagtatgagtgagaaaaccctacgaatttgcatcaaaacactttggttacccccccacacttaaaccaaacattgtcctcaatgtttcaaagcataactaacacaaaaacacataaacaaacaaacaaacactaacAAACTAAATGTGGCAGAAACtaattaaacaacaaagagaagggtttaggaacgcaaatctggaattggagtgctctctaggccATCCTTTctcgaatgcatgggttgcctcccacgaagcgctttctttaacgtccttagttattttagtactttaagccattttcgtgtgtttgtaggtccaaagggctaaggtagcaagaaagtgcattttggtgcattttggagcagttttgagcttggaatggattacatatgatatgagcaagatggatggacgaatttgaagacaaaagaggctaggaacatgctaaaaatctggtgaaacaaatacaagttgcaagaagggataaatttctagaaagattggccaaaacttcactcaaaaccatgcataccccataaaattcatcaatgccgtggccttccctttgttttacttccaccagattttttagtgatgatgcaatgcctatctcactatgacatttgagtggatgatgtaatgcttaactcaccatgacatttgagtggatgatgcaatgcttaactcaccatgacatgtgagtggatgactcaaaacctaccctcaccaacaattctccaccttgccatgccttacctacttcattccaccagatttttgcattaaacatgtccatcctcttcctataaataccatggcagcaacctcattcaaatcatccagaaattaaccattctccaagcctttccttgcctctcctacatatctaaaccccttcccatccattcctccaaataaccaacccttcaacatcattccaaccttgttgttgcggcaaggagtaggagaaaagtccttggacgcacttgctatccaacatggatcgttggaacgtttaggtgctttcttccctttgtttttcaatgtttaaatttgtttatctttgttttgtaataatgaggaactaaaccccccttggctagggggggattcgaaatacatgtttatgcttgcgttatgatttgattacttctaattgcgcttcataagttgtgaattcaatttacttatctatgtgaattacattgatttgtgtgtgttggttgagagtgcacgcttaattatcatgcataaattgaatgctaggatataaggaaatttcacctaatcgttatggaattatattcacaagtagtaaaggttgatgatctcaatcgcgttaagtaaattcttggcataagtttcatgcaatcatagtaacaagtgcttcgttaatgcttatggttttcatagaatttaatgattcttgcttgtatctctattatgcaatcatgtaggggacttgtggggaatgttttgggttgtcgtatgcaatcatccaattcaataacgttaggaaaatctgaaggttaatttaagcggacctaattaacttggggcgttgagaattcatagtttattgaaatgcaattggaaatcgttttgtatgcaagtataacatgtgtggagatgaaacccttagctagccttccattatccattcaacccaaaattgtttaaaatctatttaagtttttagtttatttgtttttactttcaacttcaccaaactcaaatcccccttttactttcttgttttaaaatcttttgtttacatttttaactttgtttctttttatttttgagtcagtttagaggttttagcaagccctcctaatccccggtttagaacgatccctacttacatactttgctacaattgtcaaaagagggtttaatttgtgtgtcaagtaattctcgcatcaaattttggcaccgttgccggggattagcaactttgctaaatccccattgtttctttttatttcttttttgtgtgttttaattttagttttaattttattttgtttatttcaggtactagtttatgactcgtagttctcaaccagttcgtgcacatatatcggagtttgacgacaattttgaacgaactttgagaaggaaaaggaaagtaccagaacctaatccacctagttctagttctgaatccgaatttgaagaaaaggaggaggcagaaaaagacatggaggtggacaatcgaacaatcaaagaactttcagcttcgggattggacaatgccgcacctctatgcatccaataccccgcagcagcccgaggaaagacagaagaatttgaattgaactcaagcttgttacaccacattccgaagtaccatgggttgtccatggaagatcctaacaaacacttgaaagaattcgaggtggtgtgttcaagcatgacccctgtcaatgtcgatgggagtattttgaagatgaaagccttccctttctctctcttggaaaaggcgaaggattggttgtacgaattggcgcccggaaccgtcacatcatgggaaagcatgaaacgggccttcttggagaagtttttcccaacttctcgagtcatcctcctacggaaaaggataagtggaattcaacaagaggaaggtgaatcttttcctacttattatgaacgttttaaatctcttgttgcttcttgtccacagcatcagatgaaggaggaacttcttttgcaatacttctacgaggggctactacctatcgaacgtcaaatgctagatgcctcagcgggaggagccttggtggacaagacccccacggcagcaaagactttaatttccaaccgtgcgttgaatgctcaacaatacgaaggcgttggacaaaggagtaacccacgaccacatcaagtcaatgaggtaagtgccataaccgaacttcaaaatcaaatggctaaccttactactttgctttctcaggtagtggaaggtccaaaagtgcaaaacgtggcagcttgtggcgtgtgttccatgcaaggccaccttacggacaagtgcccacagttgatagaaaatggagggtgggagaccctcaatgccgtgggatttggcaaccaataccaaccaaggaatgaccccttttccaatacttacaatcccggttggcgtgatcatccaaatttcaaatggcgagaaccccaacaaggccaacaacaaagcggattgaggcaacaacccccgggtttctatcaaaagccgtttgcaccaactcaaccccaagcacaacctgcccaaaaatcaggttcgtctattgataatgatcaaatttttaatttactaacttctatggcgcagggaatgcaaaatagggacaaaaaggtggacgagttggagaaacaagtagggcaaattgccgagttcatggggcagtttcgagagcaaggcaagttgcctagctcaaccattgcaaatccaaaaggaggctttgaaaccgtcaatgcaatcatgttgagaagtggtaCACATGTTGGAGCCAaaccaaaatcatccaaatcaagtcacgatgaggatgaaaagttgctaCAAGAGGAAGCACAGGGACCAAAACTCACGGCCAAGGATGAACAATCCTTGCCACCACCATCTAGCCCTCCTAAGCCGTCccaaaccaccaaggtaagtccaaattcgactttttctagttccattccactaaatgtgccctttcctggcaggtttaggcaatcaaagaaggaagaagccgagaaggacattctagagacctttcggagagttcaagtcaatattccgctccttgatgcaattaagcaagtcccgaggtatgcttagtttttaaaagaactttgtacatcaaggagaaggatttcgaacaaagaggtggtccaagtaagtgagaatgtttctgccatgttacaaaggaaattaccccctaaatgcaaagatccgggtagttttacaattccgtgcatTATTGGCAagactaagtttgaacaatgcatgttagacttaggggcttcgattaatgttatgccatactctatttatgcatctatgaacttaggtgagcttaaaaacgatggtgtgattattcaattagccgatcgttctaatgcatatccaaagggtgttttggaagatgtgttggtgcaggtgggcaatttgatttttccagcggatgatgtgaaaattatgttgacactcaaattaaccctctttttatcaattgtagcaaagtatgtaagtagggatcgttctaaaccggggattaggagggattgcaaaatcacttgaaaactgactcaaatacttaaaaacaagtttaaaacactaaaatagactcaaagaatgcaaaactaaactttaaaacaccaaaacaaaccaaaagactcaaaacagcccaaaaacactcaaaactggcttaaaaccacaatctgggcagttttgaacactagactcaatcttggacgaaaattggttttatcttgacctaagacacgtaaaaacataaactaaagtgatttctaactactatgactcaactaagtaaatgaggattgattttggacgaatttaacttttaaaacaaaaactttaaaaacaaactttaatgaaaacgattttgatgaaatagaatggggaaatgctagttagagggttccttctccacacatgaaacctatgcatacgactcgatctccaattatTCTTTCAacgaaccatgaatgacaatgccccaaattaactagattgaccaattaactctcagatttccctagattcattgaattgaatgggatacgcattacaaccaaattattcttatcaaggaccctaactatggaatacgcattgaTAGGAGcgtatttatgcgccttagttagctagttcttatgcatttccatggtgttttcttagttaaagtagtcttttaagctagttttatgtgttttcaggttttaaggccaaaggatgcaagaagatgcattttggagctttttggagcaaaattgggcttggaatgattatcacataattggagccaaggtttggacgaatttgaggacttgaagatgatgattcctacttgaacaaggtttcctagttgaagtaggaaagtgcttacatgaaggaggattcctaatcgacgaaggattcctaatcaacgaaggattcctaattgaagatggattcctaatcacatgaggattcctaatcacttgaggattcctagaagaacaaggattcctactccaacaaggattcctacttgaaataggaaagttaagccaaagtttcctactttggtttgatttttcctaaatgtccctaaaagttccagcaattatgaagacttcctaagcattctaggacatcaatacacatctcttgcaccttttgaacccttgccacACTCCCCTTGGtatttcctcttccttatttcctgattctaggctttaaaacactttccttttgtattttaaaccctagccgaatttcccttgctatttcctttaagtttctgattttatttcctaattctagaatccttagacttaatttctgatttcctaatcaacctagggttttaatttctgttttcctttaaataaacctctTGGTTGCAGCCACAAAAAAGATTCCATTcagccacacactctccaaaattcgtcaaaacccatccacaacctcagaaaccattcctcctccatctctgccgatttccaccaccattcttcatatccacaccttccacacaacacccacACACCATCCCCAAGCCTTGCCGTGCCTCTATACCATCcataatccattctacatcacaaaaacagcccagaaaccacaccatcccaatctgccgcaaggggaagagaaggagacagttcacaaagttgtttggctcttcaatctgagttgttgaacaattttaggtgtattctatcttatatttcaatgtctacttcttgtaatctttgtttttcattgagtatgattggctaaattcgttttggctaagggtgtattcgaaaccatgtttatttatgtgaaataaattgattacttccagttatcgtttcataagtcgtgaatacaatttgcttaaccgtttaattcaaaacttattcttgtatgttgattgagagtgcacacttgatttgcatgctggaatttggtgctagaatataagtttgtttcacctaatcgttatgaatttatattcgcaagtagtgaagatcgctagtcacgatcgtgttaagtagattcatggcaggagtatcatgcttttcatagttacaattgccttgtcgatgcttatgatttccaaagaacttaatgattctaacttgtatctttatcatgctgttcatatagagaacttgttaggaataatttgtttgcgatgcatattcatccaattcaatgattctagggaaatctgaaagttaatttaagcgaacctaattaacttggagtgtcgaggttcataatttattgaattgataactggaaatcgatttacgttgcataaatttcatgggtggagaagaaccccttagccattccatcatccattgattcatcacatttagtttacaatctgttttaatttacaatctgtgcatttagttcaaattcgtccaaacacaattcccccatattttgttaagtttgagtcttcataatctgtcctctttggtgtttttaagtattttgagtcataagttttgtcaaattcgtccaaatcttgtcttagttgctgtttgagtcaattaacttgttttagtcagttttgggcagatttgagtgtttcaaatctgttttgaatcttagtagtctaattagagtctttaagtttagtttttgtgtttctaagtcgatttgtattagattagcacccctagttaatccccggttagaacgatccctacttacatcattactacaattgccacaaatagggtttaatttgtgtgtcaagttaattttcacatcaaattttggcgccgttgccggggattagcaaagttgctaatccctcgttatttatttttgtgttatttttgtttgttttaaattcAGTTTCTGACTTGgtttcttgttttcttgttttaggtatgagtgtatgactcgaagttccaaatctgtccaagcaaacattttggagttcgacgacgattttgagcgaactttgagaagaacaaGAAGGCAACAAGCACTCAATCCACCTAGCCCGGAACCTCATTGCGAAGAAAACgaatttgaagaggaagaagagcccaCGGCTAGAGTTGTAGAGGAGAACCAAGAGatggcagcggacaaccgaACCATTAAGGAGCTTtctgcctcgggtttggataatgcagcccctctttgcatccaataccccgcggcAGCCCAAGGGAAGACCGaagagttcgaattgaagtcgaGCTTGTTACATCATGTTCcaaagtaccatgggctgtccatggaagacccaaacaaacacttgaaggagtttgaagttgtttgttcaagcatgacgCCGGTAAATGTTGATGGCaacattttgaagatgaaagcttttccattctctctaatggataaagctaaagattggttgtatgaattggcCCCGGGGACGGTTACCTcgtgggagagcatgaaacgagcgTTTTTGGAaaaatacttctacgaaggactccttccAACATATTATGAATGTTTTaaaactcttgttgcttcttgtccacagcatcaaatgaaggaggagttgctccttcaatacttctacgaaggactccttcccatggaacgccaaatgctagatgcctcggcgggtggtgCATTGGTGGACATGACTCTGGTGGCTGCCAAGACTCTCATTGCGAACCGAGCACACAacgcacaacaatatgaaggtgttgggcagaGAGAtaccccacggccacatcatgtaaatgaggtaagttctatttctgagttacaatcccaaatggctaacctcacttctatgttatcgcagtttgttgaaggccccaaaacgcaaggaactacaatctgtggtgtatgctccattcaaggacaccaatcggatcaatgccctcaattaattgaaaatggagggtgggaatctgcccatgccgtgggttatgggaatcaaaaccaaccaaggggtgatcctttctctaatacatacaatcaaggatggcgtgaccacccaaatttcagatggagagatgcacaacaacctgcccaacaaggtggattccgacaacctccgggtttctttccaaggccaatggcaccacaaccacctcctcaagCACAATCATCACAAAACAACTCAGGTActtctatgaatgatgataaaacttATCAATTACTGACCACAATGGCGCAGGGATTGCAGACCCAAGCAAAGGAAGTTAATGAGCtcaagaagcaaatgggccaaatggcagAATTTTTGGGGCAAATTCGTGagaatggtaagttaccaagcactacgaTAGTCAATCCTAAGGGTGggttcgaatctgcaaaagctatcaccctaagaagtggaaaagaagtaggaagcaaagcacatgaatctgCCCAAAACAAGGAGGAGGAGCCATCacaccccacggcaagggtggtaCCACCTATGCCGCAGCCACCTAAGCCctcccatccgtccacctcaggtaatgttgttccaaatgttgtgaattcaaacactaatctgcccaatgttccTTTCCCTTGCAGATTTGcacaatcaaagaaggaagagagcGAAAAAGACATTTTGGATACCTTCCGGAAAGTCCAAGTAAACATTCCTTTACTTGATGCCATTAAGCAAGTACCCAGGTATGCAAAGTTTTTGAAAGAGTTatgcacaactaggaaaagaatttcaaacaaagaagttGTGAAAGTAAGCGAAAATGTATCCGCGGTTTTGCAACGAAAGTTGCCTCCAAAGTGTAAGGATCCGGGGAGCTTTACTATCCCATGTATAATTggaaacactagatttgaacaatgcatgttagatctaggtgcttctattaatgttatgccatattccatttatgcatctatgaatcttggTGAGTTAAAACAAGATGGCGTTATaattcaattggccgatcgttctaacgcttatcccaagggagtccttgaggatgttttagtgcaggtcaatcaccttatctttcctgcagatttctatgttttGGAAATGGAGGATTCGagccatgctccatcattgccaatcttgctaggccgtccattcatgaaaacagcaaggacaaagatagatgtgtttacAGGAACTTTGACCATGGAGTTTGATGGGGACATTATTAACTTTAATCTTTCTGACACCATTAAATATCCAATTGAGGACCATTCTTGTTTTGCTATTGATATTGTTGATTCTTTGGCGCAGGTGCATTTGGATCAAATGAATGAAGATGCACTTGAGGTAGCCCTAGTGCACGGTATAGGAGCAAGAATGGGGTGTGGGGGAAGCCAagcaacccacggcatgcaatcTGACCATGTTGCCGTGCCCCCTTGTGGTGAAGTGAttgagatggttgctgccctcGAGTCATTGCCCTCACACTTTGGTAAGTCTCCACTCTCAATTCTAGATTCGGTtttgactaacaagttgcttccatcaattgtgcagccacctacacttgagtTAAAGCCCTTACCTAGTCATTTGAAGtacgttttcttgggagaagatGAGACACTCCCCGTCATCATATCTAGCTCACTCACGGCCCAAGAAGAAGATAAGTTGATCAAGGTGTTAAGGGAGCACAAATCTGCCATTGGGTGGACCTTGGCGGATATCAAAGGCATTAGTCCCaccacgtgcatgcatcgcatccttTTGGAGGAGGGAGCCAAGCCATCTCGTGAAGCTCAACGTCGCCTTAATCCACCCATgttggaagttgtgaaaaaggaagtTATAAAATTGCTTGATTGTGGTGTTATATATCCTatttctgatagtcgttgggtgtcaccCGTGCAGGTTGTTccgaagaagtccggagtcacggtggtgaagaatgaagaacaagaACTTGTACCCACTCGTGTTGTGACCGGTTGgcgtgtttgtattgattacaggaagttaaatgccatgacaaggaaggatcactttccATTGCCATTCCTTgaccaaatgttagaaaggttagccggttatacattttattgctttcttgatggatattccggatataaccaaattgtgataGCTCCGGAGGACCAAGAgaagacaactttcacatgcccctttggcacctttgcatatagacgcatgccatttggtttgtgcaatgccccCGCGACATTTCAACGATGCATGGTGagtatattttctgattatgtggagaaaattattgaaatcttcatggatgactttagtgtgtttggtaattcattcgatcattgcttgcataatctgaccttaattttgaagcgttgtgttgaaacgaatcttgtgcttaattgggaaaaatgtcacttcatggttaagcaaggtattgttctaggacatattatttctgaaaaaggcattgaagtggataaatctaaagtagaccttgttcgtcacttaccctctccaacttcggttagagaggttcgttcgtttcttggtcacgcAGGTTTTTTATCGGCGTTTCATaaaggatttctccaagattgCACAGCCACTATGCCGATTGCTCCAAAAAGAGGTGGTGTTCGAGTTTGATAATGCATGTTCCACGGCCTTCAAGCACTTGAAGGAAGCTCTCACTTCGGCTCCCATTATCACAcctccagattggagccttccattcgagttgatgtgtgatgcttcggattatgccattggtgctgttttggggcagcgaaagaacaaacaacctcatgttatttattatgcatcTAGGAcattaaatgatgctcaattaaattactcaaccactgaaaaagaattacttgctgtggtatttgcattagataagttccgatcatatttacttggtactaaagttattatttttactgatcatgcagccctcaagtatttgctcacgaaaaaggaggccaagcctaggttaattcgatggatgttgcttctacaagagtttgacatcgagATTCGAGATAAGAAGGGTGTggagaatgtggtggctgaccacctaagccgaatggtgcatgagGAAGCATTGCCAATTTCTGAAACCTTCCCCGATGAACAACTACTGTCGAtccaggtaagtgagccttggtatgcagatttagtgaactttttggtgtctaaacatatCCCTAGCACACTTAATAGGAATCAAAGTGATAagcttaaaaaggatgctaggttttatgtttgggatgatccataCCTTTGGAAATTTTGTCCCGATCAGATTGTACGACGTTGTGTGAATGAATCTGAGTTTCAATCTATTTTAACATTCTGTCATTCGTATGCATGTGGGggacattttggcacccaacgcACTGCCCTTAAAGTCTTAGAATGTGGGTTTTATTGGCCAACCATTTTTAGGGATGCTAGGACATTTTGCCttacatgtgatcgttgtcaacgaatgggtaatataagtgctaaggatcaaatgccacaaaaccctatactttctgttgaaatatttgatgtgtggggcattgattttatgggtccttttccttcctcACATGGGTTTCTTTATATCTTGTTGGCAgtggattatgtttccaaatgggtggaagcaaaagccacccgtactaacgattccaaagttgtggcagattttgtgaagtCTAACATTTTTGCTAGGTTTGGAATGCCCCGAGTCCTCATAAGTGATGGTGGTTCACATTTTTGTAATCGCACCATCGAGGCGCTGCTCAAGAAGTATAATGTTACACATAG
Protein-coding sequences here:
- the LOC139193898 gene encoding uncharacterized protein, translated to MTRSSQPVRAHISEFDDNFERTLRRKRKVPEPNPPSSSSESEFEEKEEAEKDMEVDNRTIKELSASGLDNAAPLCIQYPAAARGKTEEFELNSSLLHHIPKYHGLSMEDPNKHLKEFEVVCSSMTPVNVDGSILKMKAFPFSLLEKAKDWLYELAPGTVTSWESMKRAFLEKFFPTSRVILLRKRISGIQQEEGESFPTYYERFKSLVASCPQHQMKEELLLQYFYEGLLPIERQMLDASAGGALVDKTPTAAKTLISNRALNAQQYEGVGQRSNPRPHQVNEVSAITELQNQMANLTTLLSQVVEGPKVQNVAACGVCSMQGHLTDKCPQLIENGGWETLNAVGFGNQYQPRNDPFSNTYNPGWRDHPNFKWREPQQGQQQSGLRQQPPGFYQKPFAPTQPQAQPAQKSGSSIDNDQIFNLLTSMAQGMQNRDKKVDELEKQVGQIAEFMGQFREQGKLPSSTIANPKGGFETVNAIMLRSGTHVGAKPKSSKSSHDEDEKLLQEEAQGPKLTAKDEQSLPPPSSPPKPSQTTKVSPNSTFSSSIPLNVPFPGRFRQSKKEEAEKDILETFRRVQVNIPLLDAIKQVPRF